The following proteins are co-located in the Gossypium hirsutum isolate 1008001.06 chromosome A02, Gossypium_hirsutum_v2.1, whole genome shotgun sequence genome:
- the LOC107951819 gene encoding probable protein phosphatase 2C 4, producing the protein MANKREENQRRWKCGWDRERLELDRKLKEQLNRNKFDKSSSMINHGDVLKALSRALNKTEYLDIADKMLMENPELALMGSCVLVMLMKGEDVYVMNVGDSRAVLAQKAEPDYWLGKVKQDLERINEETLHDLEGFDVDKFSSIPDLTAFQLSVDHSTNEKRKFKE; encoded by the exons ATGGCAAATAAGAGGGAAGAGAATCAAAGGAGGTGGAAGTGTGGATGGGATAGGGAAAGATTAGAACTTGATAGGAAATTGAAGGAACAGTTGAATAGAAACAAGTTTGATAAATCGAGTTCGATGATAAATCACGGTGATGTTTTGAAAGCTCTGTCTCGGGCTTTGAATAAAACAGAGTATTTGGATATTGCTGATAAGATGTTAATGGAGAACCCAGAGTTGGCTTTGATGGGTTCTTGTGTGCTTGTCATGTTGATGAAAGGTGAGGATGTGTATGTGATGAATGTTGGTGATAGTAGGGCGGTTTTGGCGCAAAAGGCGGAGCCCGATTACTGGTTGGGGAAGGTTAAACAGGATTTGGAGAGGATTAATGAGGAAACACTGCATGATCTTGAAGGTTTTGATGTAGATAAATTTAGTTCAATTCCTGATTTAACTGCTTTTCAGCTTAGTGTGGATCATAGCACCAATGAAAAGAG GAAGTTCAAAGAATAA